The following coding sequences are from one Narcine bancroftii isolate sNarBan1 unplaced genomic scaffold, sNarBan1.hap1 Scaffold_303, whole genome shotgun sequence window:
- the LOC138750913 gene encoding glycogen synthase kinase-3 beta-like isoform X1, with protein sequence MGHGNKVTTEVATPCHGPNVPKVVSCTDDKIIDNGSFGGVYQARLVDSGELIAIKKILQDKRFKNRKLQIVRKLDHTIIVALLNFYSSVVKVRSTCTHPTPTLMHFICCYLPLSFNRSVSVQPLCCLHPAPLTSADSLTLAALLLTH encoded by the exons atgg gacatggcaataaggtcacaacagaggtggccacaccgtgtcatggacccaacgtccccaaggtggtgtcctgcacagatgataaaatcatcgacaatggatctttcggtggggtgtaccaggcaaggctggtggactccggagagctgattgccatcaagaagatcttgcaggacaagagattcaag aaccgcaaactgcagatcgtgcgaaagttggatcacaccatcatcgtcgctcttctcaacttctactcctctgtagtcaaggtaagatccacctgcacccaccccacccccactctgatgcatttcatttgctgctaccttcccctttccttcaatcgatctgtctcggtgcagcctctctgttgcctccatcctgcccctctgaccagtgccgactctttgacgctggctgccctgctcctcacccattaa
- the LOC138750913 gene encoding glycogen synthase kinase-3 beta-like isoform X2: MGHGNKVTTEVATPCHGPNVPKVVSCTDDKIIDNGSFGGVYQARLVDSGELIAIKKILQDKRFKNRKLQIVRKLDHTIIVALLNFYSSVVKEKERSQRQDTSPENLASQLNRGRTTS, from the exons atgg gacatggcaataaggtcacaacagaggtggccacaccgtgtcatggacccaacgtccccaaggtggtgtcctgcacagatgataaaatcatcgacaatggatctttcggtggggtgtaccaggcaaggctggtggactccggagagctgattgccatcaagaagatcttgcaggacaagagattcaag aaccgcaaactgcagatcgtgcgaaagttggatcacaccatcatcgtcgctcttctcaacttctactcctctgtagtcaag gagaaggagcgatctcagagacaagacacgagtccagagaacctcgcatcccagctgaacagaggacggacaacatcatga